A stretch of Camelina sativa cultivar DH55 chromosome 18, Cs, whole genome shotgun sequence DNA encodes these proteins:
- the LOC104762927 gene encoding mannan endo-1,4-beta-mannosidase 7-like, with protein MKLLGLITFLAIVIQQSCLELGADALPNDGFVRTKGVQFSLNGYPFYANGVNAYWLMYVSSDPSQRSKISAALQDASRHGLTVARTWAFSDGGYRALQSSPGSYNEDMFQGLDFAIAEARSHGIKVILSCANNYDSFGGKKQYVDWARSRGRPVSSEDDFFTDSLVKDFYKNHITAVLNRFNTFTKVQYKDDPTIMAWELMNEPRCPSDPTGRTIQTWITEMAAHVKSLDRNHLLEAGLEGFYGQSSPQSTTLNPPGQFGTDFIANNRIPGIDFVTVHSYPDEWFTDASASEQSKMDFLNKWLNAHIQDAQNVLRKPIIVAEFGKSTKKQGYSPAERDIVFNTVYGKIYESAKRGGAAAGGLFWQLLGNGMDNFQDGYGIILNQSSSTVNVIAQQSRKLTLIRKIFARMINVEKWKRARGHRQVRKRGHHKIKN; from the exons ATGAAGCTTCTGGGTCTAATTACATTTCTAGCGATCGTGATCCAACAAAGCTGTTTGGAGCTAGGAGCAGATGCGTTACCGAATGATGGGTTCGTGAGGACTAAAGGTGTTCAGTTTAGTCTCAATGGCTACCCTTTCTACGCTAATGGCGTTAATGCCTACTGGCTCATGTACGTTTCCTCCGATCCATCCCAAAGGTCTAAGATCTCTGCCGCGCTCCAAGATGCCTCTCGCCATGGCTTGACCGTTGCTCGAACCTGGGCTTTCAGCGATGGCGGTTACAGAGCTCTTCAGTCTTCCCCTGGCTCCTACAACGAGGATATGTTTCAG GGTTTGGATTTTGCGATTGCTGAGGCAAGAAGCCATGGGATAAAGGTAATACTCAGCTGTGCCAATAACTACGACAGCTTCGGAGGGAAGAAGCAATATGTGGACTGGGCTCGAAGCCGAGGCCGTCCCGTTTCTTCTGAAGACGACTTCTTCACCGACTCCCTTGTTAAAGATTTCTACAAGAACCATATCACG GCTGTGCTCAACAGATTCAATACTTTTACTAAAGTTCAATACAAAGATGACCCAACTATAATGGCTTGGGAGCTCATGAACGAGCCCCGTTGCCCCTCAGATCCTACCGGAAGAACCATTCAG ACTTGGATTACTGAAATGGCTGCTCATGTGAAATCACTAGACAGAAACCATCTGCTTGAAGCTGGCCTCGAAGGTTTCTATGGTCAGTCTTCCCCTCAAAGCACGACTCTAAACCCACCCGGCCAGTTTGGAACTGACTTCATCGCCAATAACCGCATCCCCGGCATTGATTTTGTTACGGTTCACTCTTACCCTGACGAATG GTTCACAGATGCAAGTGCAAGCGAGCAGTCCAAAATGGATTTCTTGAACAAATGGCTCAACGCACACATCCAAGACGCACAGAACGTTCTTCGCAAACCCATAATAGTAGCAGAATTTGGTAAATCAACGAAGAAACAAGGCTATAGCCCTGCAGAGAGAGACATTGTCTTCAACACCGTGTACGGCAAGATTTACGAGTCTGCAAAACGAGGCGGTGCAGCAGCAGGAGGATTGTTCTGGCAACTTCTGGGGAATGGAATGGATAATTTTCAAGATGGGTATGGGATCATACTTAACCAAAGCTCGTCGACGGTTAACGTCATTGCTCAGCAATCGCGGAAGTTGACTTTGATTCGGAAAATATTTGCTAGGATGATCAATGTGGAGAAATGGAAGAGAGCGAGAGGCCACAGACAAGTCAGAAAACGAGGTcatcacaaaatcaaaaactga
- the LOC104762929 gene encoding F-box/FBD/LRR-repeat protein At5g56420-like → MRNDYGEVNLIGDMRELVKANIWTCDSNVFKSLTFAKTLRLTLQDYNKAPYHFGTIFSQLVSLEFRGRCYNWWNFLVNVLQHSPRLQILTLEGCYSEKVWRYRELWSQPSCAPECLYRLKTFKWIEYEGSPIQKEVASYILNNARRLVTAMQLSPLSQKW, encoded by the exons ATGAGAAATGACTATGGTGAAGTAAATTTGATTGGTGATATGCGCGAGCTTGTGAAGGCAAATATTTGGACTTGTGATAGCAATGTTTTCAAGTCTCTTACCTTTGCCAAAACACTTCGTCTGACCTTACAAGACTATAATAAG gcCCCGTATCATTTTGGTACCATTTTCTCTCAGCTTGTGTCTTTGGAGTTCCGCGGACGATGTTACAACTGGTGGAATTTTCTTGTAAATGTGCTGCAACATTCCCCTAGACTACAGATTCTCACGTTAGAAGGTTGTTATAGTGAG AAAGTGTGGAGATATAGGGAATTATGGAGTCAGCCGAGTTGTGCTCCTGAATGTTTGTATCGTCTCAAAACCTTTAAGTGGATAGAGTATGAAGGAAGTCCAATACAAAAAGAAGTGGCCAGTTATATTCTGAATAACGCAAGGCGATTAGTTACTGCAATGCAACTGTCTCCGTTGTCCCAGAAATGGTAA
- the LOC104762925 gene encoding uncharacterized protein LOC104762925 translates to MPTFYAATLDRSLSRELSPSALHSKPPISNDESNQPKENILFTRPQMSPSLYATPKEIPRPNSPSSYLTSPYIINHKARGPPLLFKRGSQLDDPSENICEATSSLSKSTSFLPFPVSDATAVDHTQGIPERPVWDCSPPHGNYWNNDKPGRDICSNGETGSNNATNPLEWKSYLLEPVRIKADKELDSEHFYNPRESVNFTSNTEVQGVGGAASSHNTTVGEFYDACDDELSTDIGMHSSVNKSETELREMRLGMLMEIERRRQAEETLEQMQVHWRRLREQLAHVGQFLPLDPTSSPYSMNLADELHRQLEVTRFVSDSVSSDLAKAEVEMEMQAELEAKNFEITRLTDRLHYYDTVNQEMSQRNQEVIEEARREGEKRKRRQRWIWGSIAATITIGSGVLAWSYLPPGMLSSDEAQQSPTDS, encoded by the exons ATGCCTACGTTTTATGCTGCTACTTTGGATAGATCATTATCTCGTGAATTAAGTCCAAGCGCATTGCATTCGAAGCCACCTATTTCAAACGATGAAAGCAATCAACCTAAAGAAAATATACTGTTCACTCGTCCTCAGATGTCACCTTCTCTCTATGCCACTCCTAAAGAAATCCCTCGCCCCAATTCCCCATCTTCCTACCTTACATCTCCCTATATCATCAATCACAAAGCACGCGGACCTCCTCTTCTTTTCAAAAGGGGCTCTCAGCTGGATGACCCTTCTGAAAACATTTGTGAGGCTACTTCTTCTTTGAGTAAGTCCACATCATTCCTACCGTTTCCTGTCAGTGATGCCACAGCAGTGGATCACACCCAAGGCATCCCTGAACGtcctgtttgggattgcagcccCCCTCATGGGAACTATTGGAACAACGATAAGCCGGGAAGAGATATCTGCAGCAACGGTGAGACTGGAAGCAATAACGCTACCAATCCTTTAGAATGGAAAAGTTATTTGTTGGAGCCTGTAAGAATTAAAGCAGACAAGGAGCTTGACTCTGAACATTTCTATAACCCTCGTGAATCAGTAAACTTCACAAGTAACACAGAGGTCCAAGGTGTTGGAGGAGCTGCAAGCTCACATAATACAACTGTTGGAGAGTTTTATGATGCTTGTGATGATG AACTATCAACCGACATTGGAATGCACAGTTCAGTTAACAAGAGTGAAACTGAGCTGAGGGAGATGAGGTTGGGCATGCTAATGGAAATCGAGAGGAGGAGGCAAGCAGAGGAGACTCTAGAGCAAATGCAAGTTCATTGGCGGAGGCTCCGTGAGCAGTTGGCCCATGTGGGTCAGTTCCTTCCTCTTGATCCTACCAGCAGCCCATACAGCATGAACCTAGCAGATGAGCTACATCGTCAACTTGAGGTCACCAGGTTTGTCTCTGACTCAGTAAGCAGTGACTTGGCCAAGGCAGAGGTGGAGATGGAGATGCAAGCTGAGCTCGAAGCTAAGAACTTTGAAATCACCCGGTTGACTGACCGTCTTCACTATTACGATACCGTGAACCAGGAAATGTCCCAGCGCAACCAAGAGGTCATAG AGGAAGCAAGGCGAGAaggggaaaagagaaagaggaggcaGAGGTGGATTTGGGGATCAATTGCTGCAACCATCACAATCGGGAGTGGAGTCTTGGCTTGGTCGTACCTTCCTCCCGGAATGTTATCATCGGATGAAGCTCAGCAGTCTCCAACAGATTCATAG
- the LOC104762931 gene encoding uncharacterized protein LOC104762931: protein MDSFDLDNVKAEKAKALRRFNRFRRIGSIFRAAEVCVALLLVFWTFTRLPFAVQISGAFLRRIAALVSTPLFVFLLGNSIVLVLLTKSSSEQTTASAAASTTNAETEIYEAFVRSVESRSKPSDDEDLADETVYHDKQVIVTHLNADENITHVQIDHPSGKVYGRSKSDVSAKQSSSPNIMKQRRSLQRSKTDKCCIVREIENQKEDDNNKYDDPEEDDMSNEEFQKTIEAFIAKERLFRRQESLAVVVHNIKP, encoded by the coding sequence atggatTCGTTCGATTTGGATAACGTGAAAGCAGAGAAAGCAAAGGCGTTGCGGCGTTTCAACCGCTTCCGGCGAATCGGAAGTATCTTCCGTGCGGCTGAGGTTTGCGTGGCTCTCCTCCTCGTCTTTTGGACATTCACGCGCCTTCCTTTCGCCGTTCAGATCTCCGGAGCGTTTCTCCGCCGTATCGCCGCCCTTGTATCGACTCCTCTGTTCGTCTTCCTCCTCGGCAACTCCATCGTCCTTGTTCTTCTCACCAAGTCTTCCTCCGAACAGACAACCGCCTCCGCCGCCGCCTCAACAACAAACGCAGAAACAGAAATCTACGAGGCCTTCGTCAGATCCGTAGAGAGTCGATCCAAGCCGTCCGATGACGAAGACTTGGCGGATGAGACTGTCTACCACGACAAACAGGTGATCGTCACTCATTTGAACGCGGATGAGAATATAACACACGTCCAGATTGATCATCCCAGTGGTAAGGTCTATGGAAGGAGCAAATCAGACGTTTCGGCAAAACAGAGTAGTAGTCcaaatattatgaaacaacgACGTTCTCTACAGAGATCCAAGACAGACAAGTGCTGCATCGTCAGGGAgattgaaaaccaaaaagaggaCGACAACAACAAGTATGATGAtccagaagaagatgatatgagCAACGAAGAGTTTCAGAAAACGATCGAAGCTTTCATAGCAAAAGAGAGATTGTTTCGTCGTCAAGAATCTTTAGCCGTCGTTGTCCATAACATAAAGCCTTAA
- the LOC104762923 gene encoding gamma carbonic anhydrase 3, mitochondrial produces MGTMGRAFYSVGFWIRETGQALDRLGCRLQGKNHFREQLSRHRTLMNVFDKAPNVDKKAFVAPNASITGDVHVGRGSSIWYGCVLRGDANSISVGAGTNIQDNTLVHVAKSNLSGKVLPTIIGNNVTVGHSAVLHGCTVEDEAYIGTSATVLDGAHVEKHAMVASGALVRQNTRIPSGEVWGGNPARFLRKVTEEERVFFSSSAAEYSNLGQVHATENAKNLDETEFKKLLNKKNTRDSEYDSLLDDVTLPENVPKAA; encoded by the exons atgggaacAATGGGTAGAGCATTTTACAGCGTAGGATTCTGGATCCGGGAAACAGGTCAAGCACTCGATCGGCTCGGCTGTCGCCTCCAAGGCAAAAATCACTTTCGAGAACAGC TGTCAAGACACCGGACGCTTATGAATGTTTTCGACAAAGCCCCCAACGTGGATAAGAAGGCTTTTGTGGCTCCTAACGCTTCTATCACTGGTGATGTCCATGTGGGACGAGGTTCTTCTATTTGGTATGGATGTGTCTTGAGAG GAGATGCTAACAGCATTAGTGTTGGAGCTGGGACCAATATCCAGGACAACACTCTTGTCCACGTTGCTAAGTCCAACTTAAGCGGGAAGGTCTTACCTACTATCATTGGAAACAATGTCACTGTTG GTCATAGTGCTGTTTTGCATGGCTGCACTGTCGAGGATGAGGCCTATATTGGTACAAGTGCAACCGTGTTGGATGGTGCTCATGTTGAAAAGCATGCCATGGTTGCTTCAGGAGCTCTAGTTAGGCAGAACACTAGAATCCCCTCTGGCGAG GTTTGGGGAGGCAACCCAGCTAGATTTCTGAGGAAGgtgacagaagaagaaagagtctTCTTCTCCAGTTCGGCTGCGGAGTACTCCAACTTAGGTCAAGTTCACGCGACAGAGAACGCAAAGAACTTGGACGAGACTGAGTTCAAGAAGCTTTTAAACAAGAAGAACACTCGCGATTCAGAATATGATTCATTACTCGATGATGTCACACTCCCTGAGAATGTACCAAAAGCAGCTTAA
- the LOC104762928 gene encoding uncharacterized protein LOC104762928 (The sequence of the model RefSeq protein was modified relative to this genomic sequence to represent the inferred CDS: added 4 bases not found in genome assembly), whose product MAVSPHISPTLSRYKFFSTSVVENPNFSPNPIYSRRRRVTKSHLQAHNSSTTYGRTELPSSKKLWIRQRSSSEMEVDQVQLEEDEEEQLEIDEASLLSLSMKPDRNMALLDDYEMEELGHTPDTTHRSGYVAVVGMPNVGKSTLSNQMIGQKISIVTDKPQTTRHRILGICSSPQYQMILFDTPGVIEKKMHRLDTMMMKNVRDAAINADCVVVLVDACKTPAKIEEVLKEGLGDLEKKPPMLLVMNKKDLIKPGEIAKKLEWYEKFTDVDEVIPVSAKYGHGIEDVKEWILSKLPFGPPYYPKDIVSEHPERFFVSEIVREKIFMQYRNEVPYACQVNVLSYKTRPSAKDFIQVEVVVDKNSQKIILIGKEGKALKTLATAARLDIEDFLQKKVFLEVDVKVKENWRQDEGLLKYYGYGGQIRAM is encoded by the exons CGGTCTCTCCGCATATTTCGCCTACCCTTTCACGCTACAAATTCTTCTCCACTTCCGTTgttgaaaaccctaatttctctcCTAATCCTATCTATAGTCGGCGGCGCAGAGTGACCAAGTCGCATCTTCAGGCGCACAACAGTAGCACTACTTATGGCCGCACGGAGCTCCCCTCCTCGAAGAAGCTATGGATTAGGCAACGAAGCTCCAGCGAAATGGAGGTTGATCAAGTACaattagaagaagatgaagaagaacaattGGAGATCGACGAGGCCAGTCTCCTCTCCCTGAGCATGAAACCGGACAGGAACATGGCGTTGCTCGACGATTACGAGATGGAGGAGCTTGGACACACACCTGATACCACTCATCGCagtg GGTACGTTGCGGTGGTGGGGATGCCTAACGTTGGGAAAAGCACGCTTTCGAATCAAATGATTGGCCAGAAAATTTCGATTGTTACAGATAAACCTCAAACCACGAGGCATAGGATTCTTGGTATATGTTCTAGCCCTCAATatcag ATGATACTCTTTGATACCCCTGGTGTCATCGAGAAGAAGATGCACAGGTTAGAtacaatgatgatgaagaatgtCAGAGATGCTGCCATCAATGCTGATTGTGTTGTAGTTCTCGTTGATGCTTGTAAAACGCCTGCTAAA ATAGAAGAAGTTTTGAAAGAGGGTTTGGGGGACCTCGAAAAAAAGCCACCGATGTTGCTTGTTATGAATAAGAAGGATCTGATCAAACCTGGTGAGATTGCCAAGAAACTGGAG TGGTATGAAAAATTTACAGATGTTGATGAAGTTATACCTGTAAGTGCCAAGTATGGACACGGAATAGAGGATGTAAAAGAGTGGATTTTATCCAAACTTCCCTTTGGGCCACCTTATTATCCAAAG GATATTGTGAGCGAGCACCCAGAGAGATTCTTTGTCTCTGAGATTGTTAGAGAGAAGATATTTATGCAATACCGAAATGAAGTTCCTTATGCTTGTCag GTTAACGTGCTGAGTTACAAAACTAGACCATCTGCGAAAGACTTTATTCAAGTGGAAGTGGTTGTGGATAAAAATTCTCAGAAGATCATCCTTATAGGAAAA GAAGGGAAGGCTTTGAAAACACTAGCGACAGCTGCTCGGCTCGACATTGAAGATTTCCTTCAGAAGAAAGTCTTCCTTGAG GTGGACGTGAAAGTGAAAGAGAACTGGAGACAAGACGAGGGGCTTCTCAAGTACTACGGCTATGGAGGACAGATCCGAGCTATGTAG
- the LOC104762924 gene encoding uncharacterized protein LOC104762924, which translates to MMMIRALSTRKDRGSSYKKLGEEEEAGAGLLEAKQQSAAVSKHHEQSQKVKVEKSGGSVHPLFSFFDMSLKRKKKKKKSTRTTAKPEYARYLEYVKEGGVWDNTSNEPVIYYR; encoded by the coding sequence ATGATGATGATTAGGGCCCTAAGCACAAGGAAGGATAGAGGCAGCAGCTACAAGAAGCtcggtgaggaagaagaagcaggtgCTGGGCTTTTAGAAGCAAAACAGCAGAGCGCTGCAGTGAGTAAACATCATGAGCAATCCCAGAAGGTGAAGGTGGAGAAAAGCGGGGGTTCGGTTCACCCTCTTTTTAGTTTCTTCGATATGAGTctaaagaggaagaagaagaagaagaaaagcacaAGGACGACAGCAAAACCAGAATATGCTAGGTACTTGGAGTATGTTAAGGAAGGAGGCGTTTGGGATAACACTTCAAATGAACCTGTCATATATTACCGGTAA
- the LOC104762930 gene encoding lipid phosphate phosphatase epsilon 2, chloroplastic-like isoform X2 yields the protein MAASSSSTPLLLLHKPTCNFYLAASSVPSYIASARFRIFPLNRRRRRRILSFSVSKSMADDLVKINARRDGEEPSQTLEQEAFINNSSELQDDAGGGIEAVANRLSKWIVAALFGSVLLLRHDGAALWAVVGSVSNSALSVALKRLLNQERPVATLRSDPGMPSSHAQSISFISVFIVLSVMEWLGTNVLSLFLSGLVLALGSYFTWLRVSQKLHTTSQVVVGAIVGSVYSTLWFCSICAT from the exons ATGgcagcttcatcatcatcaacaccccttctcctcctccacaagCCAACCTGCAATTTCTATCTCGCTGCTTCCTCTGTTCCTTCTTACATCGCTTCCGCTCGATTTCGAATCTTCCCTttgaatcgaagaagaagaagaagaatcttgtcTTTCTCTGTCTCTAAATCTATGGCCGATGATTTAGTCAAAATCAATGCTCGCAGAGACGGCGAAGAACCATCTCAGACGCTCGAGCAAGAGGCTTTCATCAATAATTCTTCGGAGCTTCAGGACGACGCCGGCGGCGGGATTGAAGCCGTCGCTAATCGTCTG AGCAAATGGATTGTAGCTGCTCTGTTTGGATCTGTTCTGCTTCTACGGCATGATGGTGCAGCTTTGTGGGCTGTGGTTGGATCAGTTTCAAATTCCGCGCTTTCTGTAGCTTTGAAACGTTTACTTAACCAAGAGAGACCCGTTGCTACGCTGCGTTCTGATCCTGGGATGCCATCTTCTCACGCTCAATCCATTTCTTTCATCTCTGTGTTTATTGTCTTGTCTG TTATGGAGTGGCTTGGAACCAATGTACTCTCTCTGTTCCTTAGTGGCCTCGTCCTCGCATTGGGTTCTTACTTT ACATGGTTAAGGGTTTCTCAGAAGCTTCACACAACAAGTCAAGTGGTCGTAGGTGCAATCGTGGGTTCTGTTTACTCCACCTTATG GTTTTGCAGTATATGTGCTACTTAA
- the LOC104763688 gene encoding pentatricopeptide repeat-containing protein At5g66500, mitochondrial has protein sequence MLACLPIGRFNRLGDVAVKSTNLLSRCVILRNFVPHADHMLDELPQRDLSSLNSQLSSYLRSGNPNGTLALFLEMHRASSDLSSHTFTPVLGACALLSYPETGRQVHALMIKEGAETGTISKTALINMYSKQGYLVDSVTVFESVEEKDVVSWNALLSGFLRNGKGKEALGVFAAMYRERVEISEFTLSSVVKTCASLKILQQGKQVHSMVLVTGRDLVVLGTAMISFYSSVGLISEAMKVYASLNVHTDEVMLNSLISGCIRNRDYKEAFLLMSRQRPNVRVLISSLAGCSDNSDLWIGRQIHCVALRNDFVSDSKLCNGLMDMYGKCGQIVQASTLFRSIPSKSVVSWTSMIDAYAVNGDGVKALESFREMCEEGSGVLPNSVTFLVVLSACAHAGLVEEGKECFSMMKEKYRLVPGTEHYVCFIDILSKAGDTEEIWRLVERMMESNNQNIPCAIWVAVLSACSLNMDVTRGEYAARRLMEESGPENASIYVLVSNFYAAIGKWDVVEELRGKLKHKGLVKAAGHSNFI, from the coding sequence ATGTTGGCATGTTTGCCTATTGGACGCTTTAATCGTCTGGGTGACGTCGCCGTAAAATCCACGAATTTGCTATCGAGATGTGTGATTCTTCGAAATTTTGTACCGCATGCCGACCACATGCTCGACGAATTGCCGCAACGAGACCTCTCCTCACTTAACTCTCAACTCTCGTCTTACCTCCGCAGCGGAAACCCAAATGGCACATTGGCTCTTTTTCTTGAGATGCATCGAGCCAGCTCTGATCTCAGCTCCCACACCTTCACTCCGGTTCTCGGCGCGTGTGCTCTCCTGTCGTATCCAGAAACAGGACGACAAGTTCACGCCTTGATGATCAAAGAAGGCGCTGAGACAGGAACCATATCCAAAACTGCGCTTATTAACATGTACTCTAAGCAAGGATACTTGGTTGATTCCGTTACGGTGTTCGAGAGCGTTGAGGAAAAAGATGTCGTCTCATGGAATGCTCTGCTTTCGGGTTTCCTTAGAAACGGCAAAGGTAAAGAAGCTCTTGGGGTTTTCGCAGCTATGTATAGAGAAAGAGTTGAAATCAGTGAGTTCACTTTGTCTTCTGTTGTTAAAACTTGTGCCTCTCTCAAGATTTTGCAGCAAGGGAAGCAAGTTCATTCCATGGTGCTGGTCACGGGACGTGATCTCGTGGTCTTAGGAACTGCAATGATTAGTTTTTACTCGAGTGTAGGGTTGATAAGTGAAGCCATGAAGGTTTATGCCAGTTTGAATGTTCATACGGACGAAGTGATGTTAAATTCATTGATATCAGGTTGCATTCGAAACCGAGATTACAAGGAAGCGTTTCTGCTTATGAGTAGGCAGAGACCCAATGTCAGAGTGCTCATTAGCTCTCTTGCTGGTTGCTCTGATAACTCTGATCTGTGGATTGGTAGACAGATACACTGTGTCGCCTTACGTAACGATTTCGTTTCAGATTCAAAGCTCTGCAATGGCTTAATGGATATGTATGGAAAATGCGGTCAGATTGTGCAAGCAAGTACTCTTTTCAGGTCTATTCCGTCTAAAAGTGTGGTTTCTTGGACGAGTATGATAGATGCGTATGCAGTTAACGGGGATGGGGTTAAAGCTCTAGAAAGCTTCAGGGAAATGTGTGAAGAAGGAAGTGGCGTTTTGCCCAATTCAGTGACATTTCTGGTTGTTTTATCGGCTTGTGCACATGCAGGACTAGTTGAAGAAGGTAAGGAATGTTTTAGTATGATGAAGGAGAAGTATCGGTTGGTTCCTGGAACAGAGCATTACGTATGCTTCATTGATATCTTAAGCAAGGCTGGTGATACAGAAGAGATATGGAGATTAGTCGAGAGAATGATGGAGAGTAATAATCAGAACATTCCTTGTGCTATATGGGTCGCGGTACTTAGTGCATGTAGTCTTAATATGGATGTCACGCGAGGCGAATATGCAGCAAGGAGGCTTATGGAAGAGTCAGGTCCAGAGAACGCGAGTATCTATGTGCTGGTTTCAAATTTCTATGCAGCGATTGGGAAGTGGGATGTGGTTGAAGAATTGAGAGGAAAATTGAAGCATAAAGGTTTGGTTAAAGCAGCAGGACACAGCAATTTCATAtga
- the LOC104762930 gene encoding lipid phosphate phosphatase epsilon 2, chloroplastic-like isoform X1, whose protein sequence is MAASSSSTPLLLLHKPTCNFYLAASSVPSYIASARFRIFPLNRRRRRRILSFSVSKSMADDLVKINARRDGEEPSQTLEQEAFINNSSELQDDAGGGIEAVANRLSKWIVAALFGSVLLLRHDGAALWAVVGSVSNSALSVALKRLLNQERPVATLRSDPGMPSSHAQSISFISVFIVLSVMEWLGTNVLSLFLSGLVLALGSYFTWLRVSQKLHTTSQVVVGAIVGSVYSTLWYVTWNSLVLEAFTSSFSVQVAVFLVAAASALGFAVYVLLNWFKDDDR, encoded by the exons ATGgcagcttcatcatcatcaacaccccttctcctcctccacaagCCAACCTGCAATTTCTATCTCGCTGCTTCCTCTGTTCCTTCTTACATCGCTTCCGCTCGATTTCGAATCTTCCCTttgaatcgaagaagaagaagaagaatcttgtcTTTCTCTGTCTCTAAATCTATGGCCGATGATTTAGTCAAAATCAATGCTCGCAGAGACGGCGAAGAACCATCTCAGACGCTCGAGCAAGAGGCTTTCATCAATAATTCTTCGGAGCTTCAGGACGACGCCGGCGGCGGGATTGAAGCCGTCGCTAATCGTCTG AGCAAATGGATTGTAGCTGCTCTGTTTGGATCTGTTCTGCTTCTACGGCATGATGGTGCAGCTTTGTGGGCTGTGGTTGGATCAGTTTCAAATTCCGCGCTTTCTGTAGCTTTGAAACGTTTACTTAACCAAGAGAGACCCGTTGCTACGCTGCGTTCTGATCCTGGGATGCCATCTTCTCACGCTCAATCCATTTCTTTCATCTCTGTGTTTATTGTCTTGTCTG TTATGGAGTGGCTTGGAACCAATGTACTCTCTCTGTTCCTTAGTGGCCTCGTCCTCGCATTGGGTTCTTACTTT ACATGGTTAAGGGTTTCTCAGAAGCTTCACACAACAAGTCAAGTGGTCGTAGGTGCAATCGTGGGTTCTGTTTACTCCACCTTATGGTATGTAACTTGGAACTCACTTGTTCTTGAAGCCTTTACCTCATCATTCTCAGTACAAGTAGCTGTCTTTCTGGTTGCTGCTGCGTCTGCTTTAGGTTTTGCAGTATATGTGCTACTTAACTGGTTTAAAGATGATGACAGATGA